The genomic segment CAGGGTCGCTATCTCGTTCCCCGTGTGACTTTCGATCGGCCGTCTTTGGAAGTTGGTCGTCGGGAAGAGCCCGTCAAACAGGAATACAGAAAAAAGATTCTGGATTCCGAGCGCGAGCTGCGGGAATTTGATTGGTGATGCGCTGCCGCTCGCGGCCCATGCCGCGCCCCCGGATCACCGCCCCCCCCATCTTCATCAGGTAAAAGAGAGCCCTTTCCCGTTTTCCGCCAGACATATCCAAAGCTGATTTTTTGTGGTATGGTGTGTTTCTAACAGTTGCTGGCTGGCTGGTCAATTTAATTTCTTTTAATGTGGAAAATTTTCCAAATCCCAGGATTCCCCTCGTGAATACACTGCTGCAATGGGACCGATGGCTGCAAAAGTCCGTCAATCTGGATATGATATCCCCCATCAACGATAAACTGATGAGTCTTTGGTCTGCGGAATGGCCCTGGTTTCTTATCGTCCTTGGCTTTGCCATTCCTATCATCCGCAGCCGTCAGTGGCCGCGTCTTTGGGCGATCGGCTGGATTGGATTGACTGTTGGCGTCAGCGATATGGTCTCGCATTACATTCTGAAACCCTGGTTTGGCCGTATCCGCCCCTGTCGGATGGAAGGGCTCGTACGGATCGTCGAAGGCTGCTCGGGTTATTATAGTTTCCCCTCCAATCACGCCGCCAACGCCGCCGTGTTTGCCACGCTATGGTTTTTGCTCTTCAGTCGATTTCAAGGCTCTTTGGCCGTCCTTTGCGCCTTTGTCATCGGCATGTCGCGCGTTTACCTGGGCGTTCATTACCCGACCGATATCCTCGGTGGATTCATCTGGGGAACGTTTCTGGCCCTGATTTCTTACCTGATCTGGCAGCGCCTTCCGCTCAGCCGTGAGCTGGCGAAAGCGTAAGCCGCCTTTAGAACTCATATTGCGTTCTCAACATATAAGACCGTCCGGGGAAGGGAATGGGTCCTACGGGATATTTGGCCTGGTAGGGCTGGGCTATCTCGAGCCTTGCATCGGTCAGGTTTTGGACCGCAAACGACGCTTCGAGGCCTTGGGTTTGGAAAAGATTGCTATGCCGCAGATTCACGTTCAGAAGAGTGGTCAGCGGCAGCTTTTGAAGGGGAGCCGGATCACGAATGGGGTCACCGCTCGCATCTGTGCCGACTTCAGGCCCCTGCTCCGTGAACGCAAACCGTTCCCCGACCAAGGACAGCGAAGGGTTGACAGAAAACTCCCGATTCACTTTATAGCCTGTCACCAGCCCTGCCTTATGCTGAGCCTGACCATAGGCGGCTTGATCGTGACCGGGAACCTGGGCGCTAGGCTCATCATTGAGCGTCAGCTGATAGTAGGCGTAGGTGAACGTCGCAAAGACTTGACTCGACTGGAAGCGCAGCTCCGATTCAAAGCCGCGCGATCCAAGGTCGCCACCGTTGCCGTAGATACCGGCGCCGCTGGGTCCTGTGAAATACACGATAGGTCGATGAACCAGATGATCAAAGACGCTGACCACGCCCCAAAGGGTGTCGCTGAAGCGGTAGCCAACTTCCAGCTCGTGGTTTCGGGTTGTTTCCGGCTTGATGCCGTAGTTATTGGAGTCCTCCACCCGGTTGGGGATGATGCCACCAGGTACGCGGAAGCTTTGCGATAGCATGTATTTCGCATGAAAATCCTGCCAGGCCCGGGTGAAACCGACTCGAGGCGCAAAGAAATCTCCGTGAAGATCCGTCTTATCGTAACGCACACCCGCCGTGAGCTTCACCCAATCATTGTCGTTCATGAGCTGCAGAAAAAGCGAATCATTGCGATAGCTGATGTGATCTATTTCCTCGTTTTTCTTCAGGATCTCTTCATTGGCAGCCAAATTCAGCTTGGGCGAACGATAGGTCGTGTGAATGAAACCCTGGTAGCCCACGATCATGTTGGTCTTATCCGTCCAATCATAGTGCAGGGTCACGCCCCCGGTTTTTCGATCGACTTTGTTGCGATACCAGTAAGGGCCCTGGTCCACCCAGTACGGGTACTGCAGTTTGTAATTGATGAAGGGCGTGATCTTCAGAGCGCCGGATGTCCACTCATGGCCCGTTTCAACCTGATAGGTATCCCAGCGTTCCCGGATGTGCTGCCAGGGCGCAATATCAGGTTCATCAAAATAAAGGAAAGGAGCGCGATAGAGATCCACCAGAGCTTTGGCATAGGTTCCCTTGTACTTGACATTCAGGGTCAT from the Oligoflexus sp. genome contains:
- a CDS encoding phosphatase PAP2 family protein, coding for MNTLLQWDRWLQKSVNLDMISPINDKLMSLWSAEWPWFLIVLGFAIPIIRSRQWPRLWAIGWIGLTVGVSDMVSHYILKPWFGRIRPCRMEGLVRIVEGCSGYYSFPSNHAANAAVFATLWFLLFSRFQGSLAVLCAFVIGMSRVYLGVHYPTDILGGFIWGTFLALISYLIWQRLPLSRELAKA
- a CDS encoding TonB-dependent receptor is translated as MRKNIHQWCPLLLVLMASQALWAADENELSLSDLLNLKVSVATRKDMHIRETPGIVTVITREQMLDMGARDVVDVLLRMVPGYGVVTEIEGGQLLSIRGINSVEGKFLVMVDGLDINEEKFGITQFARHFPVNTLDRIEIVRGPGSSVYGGYAALGVINILTRSASRPGSYVNMDIEQGGRAFLNRTLAAGVAKDEGDLAYSANVVASRSLITDQKATTYYGDEIDLKDSQLELANMTLNVKYKGTYAKALVDLYRAPFLYFDEPDIAPWQHIRERWDTYQVETGHEWTSGALKITPFINYKLQYPYWVDQGPYWYRNKVDRKTGGVTLHYDWTDKTNMIVGYQGFIHTTYRSPKLNLAANEEILKKNEEIDHISYRNDSLFLQLMNDNDWVKLTAGVRYDKTDLHGDFFAPRVGFTRAWQDFHAKYMLSQSFRVPGGIIPNRVEDSNNYGIKPETTRNHELEVGYRFSDTLWGVVSVFDHLVHRPIVYFTGPSGAGIYGNGGDLGSRGFESELRFQSSQVFATFTYAYYQLTLNDEPSAQVPGHDQAAYGQAQHKAGLVTGYKVNREFSVNPSLSLVGERFAFTEQGPEVGTDASGDPIRDPAPLQKLPLTTLLNVNLRHSNLFQTQGLEASFAVQNLTDARLEIAQPYQAKYPVGPIPFPGRSYMLRTQYEF